One Kitasatospora sp. MAP12-44 DNA segment encodes these proteins:
- a CDS encoding DUF397 domain-containing protein, which produces MSVDLTCASWRKSTYSGSGGQCVEVADGFPGIVPVRDSKDPSGPALVLTSDAFAAFVAGVKTGEFGTV; this is translated from the coding sequence ATGAGCGTTGACCTGACTTGCGCCTCGTGGCGCAAGAGCACCTACAGCGGCAGTGGCGGCCAGTGCGTTGAGGTCGCGGACGGCTTTCCGGGCATCGTGCCCGTGCGCGACTCCAAGGACCCGTCCGGCCCGGCCCTGGTACTCACCAGCGACGCGTTCGCCGCGTTCGTCGCGGGCGTCAAGACGGGCGAATTCGGGACCGTCTGA
- a CDS encoding LuxR C-terminal-related transcriptional regulator has product MREEINAGELALLRVLIDAREPLTNEVIADLLSVSGEQAAVLAAHLLAAGLAKEHGPAGALAAGSPDLLLTRLIETHQHHLVGQLRFEESLSAALEVLGARVASGRPGGDAPSHWRLLRGQQEITGALEEAVHRARREILSLHPGLPMSPAELAGCRLRQQGAVERGVALRSVHLTAMMRVPHGRPHLRGLVDSGIGVRIAPVLPFRLLVVDDALAYTSSADLNGEPTALELRGSELVLLLREMFAFCWRDAQPMESQQATAVERFLSERELTIVRMLSEGRTDIAIARSLGVSERTFRRLIVQVMEQLGAQSRFQAGVRAAELGLVPSPHPSVQALVS; this is encoded by the coding sequence GTGCGCGAAGAGATCAACGCAGGCGAGTTAGCGCTGCTGCGGGTGCTCATCGACGCGAGAGAACCATTGACCAACGAAGTAATCGCCGATCTTCTCAGTGTTTCCGGCGAGCAGGCGGCCGTACTGGCCGCGCATCTGCTGGCCGCCGGACTTGCCAAGGAGCACGGGCCGGCTGGGGCACTGGCCGCCGGCTCGCCGGACCTGCTGCTGACCCGGCTGATCGAGACGCACCAGCACCACCTGGTAGGCCAGTTACGGTTCGAGGAGTCGCTGTCGGCCGCGCTGGAGGTGCTCGGTGCGCGCGTTGCCTCCGGTCGGCCGGGCGGCGACGCGCCGTCCCACTGGCGGCTGCTGCGCGGGCAGCAGGAGATCACCGGCGCGCTGGAGGAGGCCGTCCACCGGGCCCGCCGGGAGATCCTCAGCCTGCACCCGGGCCTGCCGATGTCACCGGCCGAGCTGGCCGGCTGCCGACTGCGCCAACAGGGCGCGGTGGAACGGGGCGTGGCACTGCGCTCGGTGCATCTCACCGCGATGATGCGGGTGCCGCACGGTCGGCCCCACCTGCGAGGTCTGGTCGACTCGGGGATCGGGGTGCGGATCGCACCGGTCCTCCCGTTCCGGCTCCTCGTGGTCGACGACGCACTCGCCTACACCTCCTCGGCGGACCTCAACGGCGAGCCCACGGCGCTCGAACTGCGCGGCAGCGAGCTGGTGTTGCTACTGCGCGAGATGTTCGCGTTCTGCTGGCGGGACGCCCAGCCGATGGAGTCGCAGCAGGCCACCGCTGTCGAGCGGTTCCTCTCCGAACGCGAGCTGACCATCGTCCGGATGCTCTCCGAAGGACGCACGGACATCGCCATCGCTCGCTCGCTGGGTGTCTCCGAGCGGACCTTCCGGCGGCTGATCGTCCAGGTGATGGAGCAACTCGGCGCCCAGAGCAGGTTCCAGGCGGGCGTACGGGCGGCCGAGCTCGGCCTGGTGCCGTCACCGCACCCGAGCGTCCAAGCCCTGGTGAGCTGA
- a CDS encoding PadR family transcriptional regulator: MTERSMQEPTLLLLTALADAPRHGYALIQEIAAISDGRVKMRTGTLYSALDRLLQQGLIRIECDEVIDGRARRTYALADAGRATLAAEADRLRAVVAEADRRLSSIRPTARGALA; this comes from the coding sequence ATGACAGAACGCTCCATGCAGGAGCCGACGCTACTCCTGCTCACCGCACTGGCCGACGCCCCACGGCACGGCTACGCACTGATCCAGGAGATCGCCGCGATCTCGGACGGCCGGGTCAAGATGCGCACCGGCACGCTCTACAGCGCGTTGGACCGCCTCCTCCAGCAGGGGCTGATCCGGATCGAGTGCGACGAGGTGATCGACGGCCGCGCGCGCCGGACGTACGCTCTCGCTGACGCCGGGCGGGCCACGCTGGCCGCCGAGGCCGACCGGCTGCGCGCGGTGGTGGCCGAAGCCGACCGTCGTCTGAGCAGCATCCGTCCGACGGCCAGGGGGGCCCTCGCATGA
- a CDS encoding phenylalanine--tRNA ligase beta subunit-related protein produces MISTLENVQDWLAAASVAPEVSALRPDYRALLVVAEGLRPGPSDQTSERLLARAEQAAREQLAQQPLADHPQLTAWREAFKAAGMKPSRTRPSVDALLRRLESGLPRVDRLTDVYNAVSIAHVLPLGGEDLDHYQGPARLLRATGTESFDTTADGGPVVESPEPGEVVWADDLGVTCRRWNWRQCTRTRITDSTTRALFILDGLGPMDDEALLRAGADLVSWLTELDPGVRTTSRLVV; encoded by the coding sequence GTGATTTCCACGCTTGAGAACGTCCAGGACTGGCTCGCCGCAGCCTCCGTCGCACCCGAGGTCTCGGCTCTGCGCCCCGACTACCGGGCCCTGCTCGTGGTCGCCGAGGGACTGCGGCCGGGGCCCAGCGACCAGACCAGCGAGCGGCTGCTGGCACGGGCCGAGCAGGCCGCGCGCGAGCAGCTGGCGCAGCAGCCGCTCGCGGACCACCCGCAACTCACCGCCTGGCGCGAGGCCTTCAAGGCCGCCGGGATGAAGCCCTCGCGGACCCGGCCCAGCGTGGACGCGCTGCTGCGCCGGCTGGAGAGCGGCCTGCCACGCGTCGACCGCCTCACCGACGTCTACAACGCCGTCTCGATCGCCCATGTGCTGCCGCTGGGCGGCGAGGACCTGGACCACTACCAGGGACCGGCCCGGCTGCTGCGGGCCACCGGCACGGAGAGCTTCGACACCACCGCCGACGGCGGCCCGGTGGTCGAGTCCCCCGAGCCCGGCGAGGTGGTCTGGGCCGACGACCTCGGGGTCACCTGCCGCCGCTGGAACTGGCGCCAGTGCACCCGCACCCGGATCACCGACTCGACCACCCGCGCACTGTTCATCCTCGACGGTCTCGGCCCGATGGACGACGAGGCCCTGCTCCGGGCCGGCGCGGACCTGGTCAGCTGGCTCACCGAGCTCGACCCGGGCGTGCGCACCACCAGCCGCCTGGTGGTCTGA
- a CDS encoding diiron oxygenase, whose protein sequence is MCGIVGLFVGCTALSYCPRRLLLDARVAAPEPGLGQESAQTEDQAQAPYRSPFRSWDSRASVRSAERREIADGDVDLPYFLPELVPLAQHKAVQELPPAVLDQVLIQHLYRYLDFTTKLEQLVVNRTALGIAQGSVGLRLPEEMRFDAYRIYCDEAYHALFSADLLRQVRRRTGVDPLLPELPYFLRRLQRMQETAGAAHRQLMELMFVIVSETLISGSLAELPQDSNVVPAVREVIRDHAQDEGRHHRYFSIFLKHLWGQLDGSERRDAALMVPQLIHTFLHPDTAAMQGELGRYGFDADTACQIVAEVLPDSVLKESARSAAAQTVRLVATLDMLDIPQVAEEFAAAGLL, encoded by the coding sequence ATGTGTGGAATCGTCGGGCTCTTCGTCGGATGCACGGCGCTCTCCTACTGTCCGCGAAGGCTGCTGCTGGACGCGCGGGTGGCGGCGCCCGAACCGGGCCTGGGGCAGGAGTCGGCTCAGACCGAAGACCAGGCCCAGGCTCCCTATCGGAGTCCGTTCCGCAGCTGGGACTCCCGGGCCAGCGTGCGCAGCGCGGAGCGGCGCGAGATCGCCGACGGAGACGTCGATCTCCCCTACTTCCTACCGGAGTTGGTCCCGCTCGCCCAGCACAAGGCGGTCCAGGAGCTCCCCCCGGCGGTGTTAGACCAGGTGCTGATCCAACACCTCTACCGCTACCTGGACTTCACCACGAAGCTGGAGCAACTCGTGGTCAACCGGACGGCGCTGGGCATCGCGCAGGGCTCGGTCGGCCTGCGGCTGCCCGAGGAGATGCGCTTCGACGCCTACCGGATCTACTGCGACGAGGCCTACCACGCGCTCTTCTCGGCGGACCTGCTGCGCCAGGTCCGCCGGCGCACCGGCGTCGATCCCCTGCTGCCCGAACTACCGTACTTCCTACGGCGGTTACAGCGGATGCAGGAGACGGCCGGGGCGGCGCACCGGCAACTGATGGAGCTGATGTTCGTCATCGTCTCCGAAACGCTGATCTCCGGCAGCCTGGCGGAACTGCCGCAGGACAGCAACGTGGTGCCCGCCGTGCGCGAGGTGATCCGCGACCACGCGCAGGACGAGGGCCGCCACCACCGCTACTTCTCGATCTTCCTCAAGCACCTGTGGGGCCAACTGGACGGCTCCGAACGGCGCGACGCGGCGCTGATGGTGCCGCAGCTGATCCACACCTTCCTGCACCCCGACACCGCCGCCATGCAGGGCGAGTTGGGCCGCTACGGCTTCGACGCCGACACCGCCTGCCAGATCGTCGCCGAGGTGCTGCCGGACTCCGTGCTGAAGGAGTCCGCCCGCAGCGCCGCCGCGCAGACCGTCCGACTGGTCGCCACCCTGGACATGCTCGACATCCCGCAGGTGGCCGAGGAGTTCGCCGCCGCCGGCCTGCTCTGA
- a CDS encoding type 1 glutamine amidotransferase, which translates to MGILIVQNSPTAPEGEIGTVLEESGVRYEVVRAWRRPLPDAADWDAVIVLGGGQHAADESAHPYLAPQKALLREAVAAGRPCLGICLGGQLLAHALGAELTRGTSTEFGFQALTLTEDGRSDPLFAGLAPEQRMFQWHADSFTLPPGARPLVHAEPGAGEQAFRVGRRGYGVQFHPELSEHLLHQWLAAAATPEERIPPEALARAIADTDRHYPEYRRQIRRLIANFLTLSEL; encoded by the coding sequence GTGGGAATCCTGATCGTTCAGAACAGCCCCACGGCGCCGGAGGGTGAGATCGGCACCGTGCTGGAGGAGTCCGGGGTGCGCTACGAGGTGGTGCGCGCCTGGCGGCGGCCACTCCCGGACGCGGCCGACTGGGACGCGGTGATCGTGCTGGGCGGCGGACAGCACGCCGCGGACGAGTCGGCGCACCCCTACCTCGCGCCGCAGAAGGCGCTGCTGCGCGAGGCGGTCGCCGCCGGGCGGCCCTGCCTGGGGATCTGCCTGGGCGGCCAGCTGCTGGCACACGCGCTGGGCGCCGAGCTCACCCGGGGAACCAGCACGGAGTTCGGCTTCCAGGCGCTCACCCTGACCGAGGACGGCCGCAGCGACCCGCTGTTCGCCGGACTCGCGCCCGAGCAGCGGATGTTCCAGTGGCACGCGGACTCCTTCACCCTGCCGCCCGGCGCACGGCCCCTGGTGCACGCGGAGCCCGGCGCGGGGGAGCAGGCGTTCCGGGTCGGCCGACGCGGCTACGGCGTGCAGTTCCACCCTGAACTGTCCGAGCACCTGCTCCACCAGTGGCTGGCCGCCGCAGCCACCCCCGAGGAGCGGATACCCCCCGAGGCCCTTGCGAGGGCCATCGCCGACACCGACCGCCACTACCCCGAGTACCGCCGCCAGATCCGCCGCCTGATCGCCAACTTCCTTACCCTGAGCGAACTCTGA
- a CDS encoding class I SAM-dependent methyltransferase — protein MTTRQIAVSGPAVAIIDDALSAFPEYRAFRRAETSRSAYCAWVGSGAVDPGRIGLTEDQLNLSTRLPVNGRAHVDRILGELHAAGLIDATDYPAEEFDALFTQVSAGFRHHPFTTYIFPEEARLLYALAHLAAPRRTVFPGSYYGYWAVWAMPGIIAAGGTAELIDINPETMDLARRNLEALGLSKGVEYVTGDAIAYGRTLRDVDLCVLDAEGPKDAADPELRDKAIYHPIMRATTPALRPGGLLVAHNMLLENLTDNPYFARRISANEAQYTAFHEHLAEHYDRRAVLPTTEGTGVYRKARRRGGVAGD, from the coding sequence GTGACCACTCGCCAGATCGCCGTCAGCGGACCGGCCGTCGCCATCATCGACGACGCGCTCAGCGCCTTTCCCGAGTACCGGGCGTTCCGGCGCGCGGAGACCAGCCGCAGCGCGTACTGCGCCTGGGTGGGCTCGGGCGCGGTGGACCCGGGCCGGATCGGCCTCACCGAGGACCAGCTCAACCTCTCCACCCGGCTGCCCGTCAACGGCCGGGCCCACGTGGACCGGATCCTCGGGGAGCTGCACGCCGCCGGCCTGATCGACGCCACCGACTACCCCGCCGAGGAGTTCGACGCCCTGTTCACCCAGGTGTCCGCAGGCTTCCGGCACCACCCGTTCACGACCTACATCTTCCCCGAGGAGGCCCGGCTGCTCTACGCGCTGGCGCACCTCGCCGCCCCGCGCCGGACCGTCTTCCCCGGTTCCTACTACGGCTACTGGGCGGTCTGGGCGATGCCCGGGATCATCGCGGCCGGCGGCACCGCCGAGCTGATCGACATCAACCCCGAGACGATGGACCTGGCGCGGCGCAATCTGGAGGCGCTCGGCCTGTCCAAGGGCGTCGAGTACGTCACCGGGGACGCCATCGCGTACGGCCGCACCCTGCGGGACGTGGACCTGTGCGTGCTGGACGCCGAGGGCCCGAAGGACGCGGCGGACCCTGAGCTGCGCGACAAGGCCATCTACCACCCGATCATGCGGGCCACCACCCCGGCACTGCGCCCGGGCGGGCTGCTGGTCGCCCACAACATGCTCCTGGAGAACCTCACCGACAACCCGTACTTCGCCCGCAGGATCTCGGCCAACGAGGCCCAGTACACCGCCTTCCACGAGCACTTGGCCGAGCACTACGACCGCCGCGCGGTGCTGCCCACCACGGAGGGCACCGGCGTCTACCGAAAGGCCCGTCGGCGTGGTGGAGTTGCCGGTGACTGA
- a CDS encoding DUF397 domain-containing protein, whose product MSNLDLTGAPWRKSTYSGNGGQCVEVADGFAGIVPVRDSKDPSGPALVFPSDAFAAFVAGIKAGEFGGV is encoded by the coding sequence ATGAGCAACCTGGACCTGACCGGCGCACCATGGCGCAAGAGCACCTACAGCGGCAATGGCGGCCAGTGCGTTGAGGTCGCGGACGGCTTCGCGGGCATCGTGCCCGTGCGCGACTCCAAGGACCCGTCCGGCCCGGCGCTGGTCTTCCCCAGCGACGCGTTCGCCGCGTTCGTCGCGGGCATCAAGGCGGGCGAGTTCGGGGGCGTCTGA
- the mtnA gene encoding S-methyl-5-thioribose-1-phosphate isomerase: protein MRYSISWDDGEIHAVDQRLLPRREQLIKITTVDGVIDAIRTLAVRGAPAIGIAGAFGVALSARRHRDLLGGWDEHALAAVRRDAARIAATRPTAVNLSWAVAKVVGRLPDGPEAALAEARSILAADALANIAAATRAADLVAARGPDRPLRVLTHCNTGRFATAAGGTALGAIIELAARGRVEQVLVGETRPLLQGSRLTAKELADAGIPYRICVDSAAAAAMAGGLVDVVLVGADRIARSGDVANKIGTYALAIAAARHRIPFVVVATESTVDEQLADGSGIVVEERGAEEVTSVAGTAVAPEGAAVYNPAFDVTPAELITAVVTDRRVLGPVRAVLPGQGPGAVRAEEPDALAERIAAHTRLVEDFPIPGVGFLDLAPVYTQPWLMDRLVAAVLARFGGEFDQVAGIEARGFLLGTAVARAAGCGLVAVRKPGKLPPPVIGVDYALEYGKDTLELSADALGAGARVLVVDDVLATGGTAAAAVRLVERTGAAVVGCAVVAELAELGGRLRLNVPVFAARTVLGE, encoded by the coding sequence TTGAGGTATTCCATTTCCTGGGACGACGGCGAGATCCACGCCGTGGACCAGCGCCTGCTGCCGCGCCGCGAGCAGCTGATCAAAATCACCACGGTGGACGGCGTGATCGACGCCATCCGCACCCTCGCGGTCCGCGGTGCCCCGGCCATCGGAATTGCCGGGGCGTTCGGCGTGGCGCTCTCCGCCCGCCGCCACCGCGACCTCCTGGGCGGCTGGGACGAGCACGCGCTGGCGGCCGTGCGCCGCGACGCCGCCCGGATCGCCGCGACCCGGCCGACCGCCGTCAACCTCTCCTGGGCGGTGGCCAAGGTCGTCGGCAGGCTGCCCGACGGGCCCGAGGCGGCGCTGGCCGAGGCGCGGTCGATCCTGGCGGCCGACGCGCTGGCCAACATCGCCGCGGCCACCCGCGCCGCCGATCTGGTGGCGGCGCGCGGCCCGGACCGGCCGCTGCGCGTCCTGACGCACTGCAACACCGGCCGCTTCGCCACCGCAGCCGGCGGCACCGCGCTCGGCGCCATCATCGAACTCGCCGCCCGCGGCCGGGTGGAGCAGGTGCTGGTGGGCGAGACCAGGCCGCTGCTGCAGGGATCGCGGCTGACCGCCAAGGAGTTGGCGGACGCCGGGATCCCGTACCGGATCTGCGTGGACTCGGCGGCGGCCGCCGCGATGGCGGGCGGGCTGGTCGACGTCGTGCTGGTGGGCGCCGACCGGATCGCGCGCAGCGGCGACGTCGCCAACAAGATCGGCACCTACGCCCTGGCCATCGCGGCGGCCCGCCACCGGATCCCGTTCGTGGTGGTCGCCACCGAGTCCACCGTCGACGAGCAACTCGCCGACGGCAGCGGCATCGTGGTGGAGGAGCGCGGCGCCGAGGAGGTCACCTCGGTGGCGGGCACGGCGGTGGCGCCCGAGGGGGCGGCCGTCTACAACCCCGCCTTCGACGTCACCCCGGCCGAGCTGATCACCGCCGTGGTCACCGACCGGCGGGTGCTGGGCCCGGTCCGGGCGGTCTTGCCGGGACAGGGTCCAGGAGCCGTCCGGGCCGAGGAGCCGGACGCGCTGGCGGAGCGGATCGCCGCGCACACCCGGCTGGTGGAGGACTTCCCGATCCCCGGCGTGGGCTTCCTGGACCTCGCGCCGGTGTACACCCAGCCCTGGCTGATGGACCGCCTGGTGGCGGCCGTACTGGCCCGGTTCGGCGGGGAGTTCGACCAGGTCGCGGGCATCGAGGCGCGCGGCTTCCTGCTGGGTACGGCGGTGGCCCGGGCGGCCGGCTGCGGCCTCGTCGCCGTCCGCAAGCCCGGCAAGCTGCCGCCGCCGGTGATCGGCGTCGACTACGCGTTGGAGTACGGCAAGGACACCCTCGAACTGAGTGCGGACGCGCTGGGCGCCGGGGCCCGTGTCCTGGTGGTGGACGACGTGCTGGCGACCGGGGGCACCGCGGCGGCGGCGGTGCGGCTGGTCGAGCGCACGGGCGCGGCGGTGGTGGGCTGCGCGGTCGTCGCCGAGTTGGCAGAACTGGGGGGACGGCTCCGGCTGAACGTCCCCGTCTTCGCCGCACGTACCGTCCTGGGGGAATGA
- a CDS encoding DinB family protein: protein MTHTDEQERPEPPIAGDETSALLGSLERQRATLAWKCGGLDAAGMRATVGVSSVTLGGLLKHMANVEDSHFARLLLGRGPGAPWDTVDWDAEPDWEWHSAAQDTPEQLMALWQDAVARSRSVVEEALTHGGPEQLGRYTTSDGQSPNLRRILIDLIEEYARHIGHADLIRESVDGLVGE from the coding sequence ATGACGCACACGGATGAACAAGAGCGCCCGGAACCTCCCATCGCGGGCGACGAGACCTCCGCTCTTCTGGGCTCCCTGGAGCGCCAGCGCGCGACCTTGGCGTGGAAGTGCGGCGGGCTGGATGCGGCCGGCATGAGGGCAACGGTCGGCGTCTCATCGGTGACCCTGGGCGGCCTGCTCAAGCACATGGCCAACGTCGAGGACTCCCATTTCGCCCGGCTGCTGCTCGGGCGAGGCCCGGGTGCCCCCTGGGACACGGTGGACTGGGACGCCGAACCCGACTGGGAGTGGCACTCAGCCGCCCAGGACACCCCCGAGCAGCTGATGGCACTCTGGCAGGACGCCGTGGCCCGCTCCCGCTCCGTGGTCGAGGAGGCGCTGACCCACGGCGGCCCGGAGCAGTTGGGCCGATACACGACCTCCGACGGCCAGTCACCCAACCTGCGACGCATCCTGATCGACCTGATCGAGGAGTACGCGCGGCACATCGGCCACGCCGACCTCATCCGGGAATCGGTGGACGGCCTCGTCGGAGAGTGA
- a CDS encoding helix-turn-helix transcriptional regulator, which yields MDRTNMSRTKTDPPSSPEEAFGTQLRRSREAKGLSQKGLGRLIQFSGTYVSYIETARRPPTLPFAQAADRALGTGGTLELLYWNTKHRALLEGFSEYAALEAKATAVRLFELAVIPGLLQCNEYATAWEAGNVRRGTATKREADERVAFLLTRQGCLARTPPPAVHAVVDEYCLRRPIGGRTVMAAQMHHLEALAEHPNVVIQIAPTELGEDRPFSHPVTLLTLPDRGVVGYGETEQRGYLDRQTDSVASLVSGYDRLKAEALSRSASLRMIRDLRKGLEQ from the coding sequence ATGGACAGAACGAACATGAGCCGAACAAAGACTGACCCTCCGTCATCACCCGAGGAGGCGTTCGGAACACAACTCCGCAGGTCACGCGAGGCGAAAGGGCTCTCCCAGAAGGGCCTTGGTCGGCTGATCCAGTTCAGCGGCACCTACGTCTCATACATCGAAACTGCCCGCCGACCGCCAACACTTCCCTTTGCGCAAGCTGCGGACAGGGCACTGGGGACCGGTGGCACGCTTGAACTGCTGTACTGGAACACCAAGCACCGCGCACTACTTGAGGGCTTCTCGGAGTATGCGGCGCTGGAAGCCAAAGCCACCGCGGTCAGACTGTTCGAGCTGGCTGTGATCCCCGGACTCCTCCAGTGCAACGAATACGCCACCGCTTGGGAGGCGGGGAACGTCCGCCGGGGCACAGCCACCAAGCGCGAAGCGGACGAACGCGTTGCGTTCCTGCTCACCCGGCAAGGGTGTCTGGCTCGCACACCACCGCCCGCAGTCCATGCCGTCGTTGACGAATATTGCCTTCGTCGTCCAATCGGGGGCCGCACAGTGATGGCTGCTCAGATGCACCACCTTGAAGCATTGGCGGAGCACCCGAACGTCGTGATCCAGATCGCGCCGACAGAGCTGGGGGAGGATCGTCCGTTCTCCCACCCTGTTACGTTGCTGACGCTCCCTGATCGCGGTGTTGTCGGCTACGGCGAGACCGAGCAACGCGGTTACCTCGACCGCCAAACCGACTCTGTCGCGAGCCTGGTCAGCGGATACGATCGCCTCAAGGCCGAAGCGCTCTCCCGTAGTGCTTCCCTGCGGATGATCCGCGACCTGAGGAAGGGACTCGAACAATGA
- a CDS encoding FAD-binding protein, which yields MEKETRAQGTSRRALVRGAALGIAAVGFSAAAGTWVADADAAAAAPFDRVPHLDGELLLDAASRAADSVDQGHIVARTPGAVLRPGSVDDVAKMVRFCADRGIKVSARGQGHTTYGQSLNENGLVIEMRWLRQIHRVGPQGADVDGGVLWTELMTAAFAHGLTPPVFTGYTDLTIAGTLSVGGASPGAGSTRGLQIDHVQELEIVTGRGEVLVCSGSQHVDLFKAALGGLGQCGIIVRARLGLVPAQPAMRVYQFTYPVGTVPVGDLRILTERGETLGAYLSWALTGTSFVGRLFVSAPFTPGSPPDGQHLLRGLSQPPSAATVIDLSYPDWVTQVNREVAQLDAALDYEHLVKPWFDVWLGDSEVDRFVQDVLAGLSPHDFAPGSLLLLIPAKRTGVDHPAFRGPRADSTPWMYLFDILDNSATPGPDPAFTTDRLQRNAELYRKARDAGGSRYPIGALEFTKADWVAHYGDVWTEFQNTKTRFDPHNILNPGPGIF from the coding sequence TTGGAGAAGGAAACCCGCGCGCAGGGGACGTCACGCCGCGCGCTTGTCAGGGGGGCGGCGCTCGGCATCGCGGCGGTCGGCTTCAGTGCGGCCGCCGGGACCTGGGTCGCCGACGCCGACGCCGCGGCGGCGGCCCCGTTCGACCGGGTGCCGCACCTGGACGGTGAGCTCCTCCTCGATGCCGCCAGCAGGGCCGCCGACAGCGTCGACCAGGGGCACATCGTAGCCCGCACGCCGGGTGCGGTCCTGCGGCCCGGCTCCGTCGACGACGTCGCCAAGATGGTCAGGTTCTGCGCGGACCGCGGCATCAAGGTGTCGGCGCGCGGGCAGGGCCACACCACCTACGGGCAGTCGCTCAACGAGAACGGCCTGGTCATCGAGATGCGATGGCTCAGGCAGATCCACCGGGTCGGTCCGCAGGGAGCCGACGTCGACGGCGGCGTGCTGTGGACGGAGCTGATGACGGCCGCGTTCGCCCACGGCCTCACACCACCGGTGTTCACCGGCTACACCGACCTCACCATCGCCGGCACGCTCTCGGTCGGCGGCGCGTCCCCGGGCGCCGGGTCCACCCGCGGCCTGCAGATCGACCACGTCCAGGAGCTGGAGATCGTCACCGGCCGGGGCGAGGTTCTGGTCTGCTCCGGCAGCCAGCACGTCGACCTCTTCAAGGCCGCACTCGGCGGCCTCGGGCAGTGCGGCATCATCGTGCGCGCCAGGCTCGGCCTGGTGCCGGCGCAACCCGCGATGAGGGTTTACCAGTTCACCTACCCGGTCGGCACTGTGCCCGTCGGCGACCTGAGGATCCTCACCGAACGCGGCGAGACACTCGGCGCCTACCTCAGCTGGGCCCTGACCGGGACGTCCTTCGTGGGACGGCTCTTCGTCAGCGCGCCCTTCACGCCCGGCTCCCCGCCCGACGGCCAGCATCTGCTGCGCGGCCTCAGCCAGCCCCCGTCCGCCGCCACCGTCATCGACCTGAGCTACCCGGACTGGGTCACCCAGGTCAACCGGGAAGTCGCCCAGCTGGACGCCGCACTGGACTACGAACACCTGGTCAAACCCTGGTTCGACGTCTGGCTCGGCGACTCGGAGGTCGACCGGTTCGTGCAGGACGTCCTCGCCGGGCTCAGCCCGCACGACTTCGCACCCGGCTCCCTGCTCCTGCTCATCCCCGCGAAACGGACCGGCGTCGACCACCCCGCCTTCAGGGGGCCCCGAGCGGACTCCACCCCGTGGATGTACCTGTTCGACATCCTCGACAACTCCGCCACCCCCGGACCCGATCCGGCATTCACCACCGATCGGCTCCAGCGAAACGCGGAGCTCTACCGCAAGGCCCGCGACGCCGGCGGCTCGCGGTACCCCATCGGAGCGCTCGAATTCACCAAGGCCGACTGGGTCGCCCACTACGGCGACGTGTGGACGGAATTCCAGAACACGAAAACACGCTTCGACCCCCATAACATCCTCAACCCCGGCCCCGGAATATTCTGA
- a CDS encoding aminoglycoside 3'-phosphotransferase has product MIATSPQGPVEVPQIVTEVAAGRPARAVWKNGLGGLTFQLGEGAARQFVKWTPVGSGIDLSAEVARLRWAVAFTVVPEVLDEGSDDTGSWIVTAGLPGRMAVDDHWIRDPEAAVRAIGTGLRAMHEQTPVGDCPFDWSIETRLTAVRARAAAGLIDPADWHEDLRHLAPVEDALAVLASPPPVDRLVVCHGDACAPNTLIGDDGSYSGHVDLGALGVADRWADLAIATWSTQWNYGPGWEASLLDAYGIAPDPERTAYYRLLWDMSD; this is encoded by the coding sequence ATGATCGCCACATCGCCCCAAGGACCGGTCGAGGTCCCGCAGATCGTCACCGAGGTCGCCGCCGGGCGGCCCGCGCGGGCCGTATGGAAGAACGGGCTCGGCGGCCTGACCTTCCAGCTCGGCGAGGGGGCTGCACGGCAGTTCGTGAAGTGGACACCGGTCGGCAGCGGGATCGACCTGTCGGCCGAAGTGGCGCGGCTGCGCTGGGCGGTGGCGTTCACGGTGGTGCCGGAGGTGCTCGACGAGGGCTCGGACGACACGGGGTCCTGGATCGTCACGGCCGGCCTGCCCGGCCGGATGGCGGTGGACGACCACTGGATACGGGACCCGGAAGCCGCGGTGCGCGCGATCGGCACCGGGTTGCGGGCGATGCACGAGCAAACTCCGGTGGGGGACTGCCCGTTCGACTGGTCCATCGAGACGCGGCTGACGGCGGTGCGGGCCCGGGCGGCAGCGGGGCTGATCGATCCGGCGGACTGGCACGAAGACCTCCGCCACCTCGCCCCGGTCGAGGACGCCCTCGCCGTGCTGGCTTCACCGCCACCGGTCGACCGGCTCGTCGTCTGCCACGGCGACGCCTGCGCCCCCAACACCCTGATCGGCGACGACGGTTCGTACAGCGGCCACGTCGACCTCGGCGCGCTCGGCGTCGCCGACCGCTGGGCCGACCTGGCCATCGCCACCTGGAGCACGCAGTGGAACTACGGCCCGGGATGGGAGGCCTCGCTGCTCGACGCCTACGGGATCGCCCCGGATCCGGAGCGCACCGCGTACTACCGATTGCTGTGGGACATGTCGGACTGA